In Palaemon carinicauda isolate YSFRI2023 chromosome 14, ASM3689809v2, whole genome shotgun sequence, the following proteins share a genomic window:
- the LOC137652736 gene encoding adhesive plaque matrix protein-like: MWITSSTNKAGRGITYSNQGGGGVTSTNKAGGGLASTNQAGGCITSTNKAEVGIDTTNKAEVGIDTTNKAEVGIDTTNKAEGGIDTTNKAEGGIDSTNKAGGITSTNKAGKSIDTTNKAEGGIKTSNKAEGGIETSNKAEGGIDTSNKAEGGIDTTNKAEVGIGTTNKAWRRHYFHHQRRRMPYLLYTSKAGGGITSTNKAGGGIIPTNIEKALTPPIKLKETLTPPIKLKEALTPPIKLKEALTPPIKLKEALTPPIKLEEALTPPIKLKEALTPPIKL, encoded by the coding sequence ATGTGGATTACGTCTTCCACCAACAAAGCAGGAAGAGGCATTACCTATTCCAACCAAGGTGGAGGAGGCGTTACTTCCACCAACAAAGCAGGAGGGGGCCTTGCCTCCACCAACCAAGCTGGAGGATGCATTACTTCCACCAACAAAGCTGAAGTAGGCATTGACACCACCAATAAAGCTGAAGTAGGCATTGACACCACCAATAAAGCTGAAGTAGGCATTGACACCACCAATAAAGCTGAAGGAGGCATTGATACCACCAATAAAGCTGAAGGAGGCATTGACTCCACCAATAAAGCTGGAggcattacctccaccaacaaagctGGAAAAAGCATTGACACCACCAATAAAGCTGAAGGAGGCATTAAAACCTCCAATAAAGCTGAAGGAGGCATTGAAACCTCCAATAAAGCTGAAGGAGGCATTGACACCTCCAATAAAGCTGAAGGAGGCATTGACACCACCAATAAAGCTGAAGTAGGCATTGGCACCACCAATAAAGCTTGGAGGAGGCATTACTTCCACCATCAAAGGAGGAGGATGCCTTATCTACTGTATACCAGCAAAGCTGGAGGAGGCATCACCTCTACCAACAAAGCTGGAGGAGGCATTATCCCTACCAACATAGAGAAGGCATTGACACCACCAATAAAGCTGAAGGAGACATTGACACCACCAATAAAGCTGAAGGAGGCATTGACACCACCAATAAAGCTGAAGGAGGCATTGACACCTCCAATAAAGCTGAAGGAGGCATTGACACCTCCAATAAAGCTGGAGGAGGCATTGACACCACCAATAAAGCTGAAGGAGGCATTGACTCCACCAATAAAGCTGTAG
- the LOC137652737 gene encoding trophinin-like, with amino-acid sequence MEVVSPSFVGGGNASSSFMGGVNASSSFIGGVNASSSFIGGVNASSSFIRGVNASSSFIGGVNASSSFIGGVNASSSFIGGVNASSSFIGGVNASSSLIGGVNASSSFIGGVNASSSFIGGVNASSSFIGGVNASSSFIGGVNASSSFIGGVNASSSFIGGVNASSSFIGGFNASFSFIGGFNASFSFIGGVNAFSSFVGGVNASFSFIGGVNASFSFIGGVNASFSFIGGVNASFSFIGGVNASFSFIGGVNASFSFIGGVNASFSFIGGVNASFSFIGGFNVSFSFIGGVNAFSMLVGIMPPPALLVEVMPPPALLL; translated from the coding sequence ATGGAGGTCGTCTCCCCCagctttgttggtggaggtaatgccTCCTCCAGCTTTATGGGGGGTGTCAATGCCTCCTCCAGCTTTATTGGAGGTGTCAATGCCTCCTCCAGCTTTATTGGTGGTGTCAATGCCTCCTCCAGCTTTATTAGAGGTGTCAATGCCTCCTCCAGCTTTATTGGTGGTGTCAATGCCTCCTCCAGCTTTATTGGTGGTGTCAATGCCTCGTCCAGCTTTATTGGAGGTGTCAATGCCTCCTCCAGCTTTATTGGAGGTGTCAATGCCTCCTCCAGCTTAATTGGAGGTGTCAATGCCTCCTCCAGCTTTATTGGAGGTGTCAATGCCTCCTCCAGCTTTATTGGAGGTGTCAATGCCTCCTCCAGCTTTATTGGAGGTGTCAATGCCTCCTCCAGCTTTATTGGAGGTGTCAATGCCTCCTCCAGCTTTATTGGAGGTGTCAATGCCTCCTCCAGCTTTATTGGAGGTGTCAATGCCTCCTCCAGCTTTATTGGAGGTTTCAATGCCTCCTTCAGCTTTATTGGAGGTTTCAATGCCTCCTTCAGCTTTATTGGTGGTGTCAATGCTTTTTCCAGCTTTGTTGGTGGTGTCAATGCCTCCTTCAGCTTTATTGGTGGTGTCAATGCCTCCTTCAGCTTTATTGGTGGTGTCAATGCCTCCTTCAGCTTTATTGGTGGAGTCAATGCCTCCTTCAGCTTTATTGGTGGTGTCAATGCCTCCTTCAGCTTTATTGGTGGTGTCAATGCCTCCTTCAGCTTTATTGGTGGAGTCAATGCCTCCTTCAGCTTTATTGGTGGTGTCAATGCCTCCTTCAGCTTTATTGGTGGTTTCAATGTCTCCTTCAGCTTTATTGGTGGTGTCAATGCCTTCTCTATGTTGGTAGGGATAATGCCTCCTCCAGCTTTGTTGGTAGAGGTGATGCCTCCTCCAGCTTTGCTGTTATAG